The DNA segment TTAGGACCTGGAGAGAAAGAACATTTCATTCAGCCTGAATGAGTTTGGGACATAGGCTAGTGTGCAGGAGCctagttggggtggggggtggggtacGTATATACAGATTTTGGCAACAACCGGATTAGGTAGTGTGAATTGAAGCTTTTCCAGTTGCCAtgggttttaatttaaaatccatGATTTAATGGATTTGATTAAATGATTTAATGTGGTTTGCTCAGTTGGAGCAAGATCAAATACAGCTCAATCAAGAGGGctttcaaaaggaaaatcaaatcaGATTAGGGAATGGGTGTGGTTGGTGGTCTGCAAACTGGCCTGAACTGTGATCCTGAGAAGATTTATATTCCCAGTTTTTCACCTTTGGACTTGGAGAGATTCCTAGTAGAGTAAGCTGACCTCATATGCTTTGGTATTTTGGAAGAAGGTTTATCTCCAAGGCCACTCAGGACAAAAATTTTGGAAGATCAAACAAAAGGATTTCTAGACCAAATGTGTTTCCCTACCCAAATGGAGTTGTAACTGTCTCCAGCTTGCAGCAGACTAACATGCAGTTGGTTTTTTTCATCATTGATCCTTTGCCCTTTACTCACAGCTGGAGTGTCAGCATCAGGATGCACAATGAAAATGGACCAAGATTAGTGATCACATCTGTAAATAACATTTCCACATTTTTAGATTATCTTTTACCACCCTAGaataagcctggtgtgctgcagcctacggagtcgcaaagagtaggacatgacaacTGAACCCTAGAATGAATTCTTGACCACCGTTTGATTTCTGAGTCGtcaggttttaaaaatgtttctacttTGACTTCCCTTTTCTCGCTATGATCCCCACCCCttttggcagggggtgggggggtggtgtgcTGCTTTGAACCATGCTGTGTTCTATTTGTATAATTTCCACTCCTGAGGATCCCTTTCCTCAAACCACTGCTTTTATCATGTTTTAAGTTCTTCCATTCTCCCCTTTAAACTCCCTCTTCAAGAACTGCCTTGCAAAAGGGTCATATTCATAATATGGGATTAATGTGAAGAAACCaaaggatgattttttaaaaagccaaatggACGCCCTGGAGGACGCTGTTTTGtattgtattttcttatttggcTGGTTGTGATTTATTAGGTTCTTTATTCCCTCTAAGGTCGGTTCTAGTTTAAACCTAACATCTCTGACTGATGGcgcccaataaaataaaacaaaaaacttcgcTGCTCTAGTTTTTTTtctcagggcagggtgggggtgttTTCTCAACCTCCACAGAGAAACCGTTTCCTCTTCTTGAATCCCAGGAGGCTGGTTTCTTGAGGGAACTTGTAATACACTCCTCAACCGAGTCGACTTCGGGGATCTTTATAGCCTAATTGAAGCTGAGCTCATTAACCGTTTTGAGAGTCCTTTCACCACCTATGAGAGCAGTTTCGATTGGAGGGTAGCTCTGGGACTCCCAGGGCACCACTGTGGACTCGGCCGAAGGAGGAGGTTGGTTTCTTCAGATGGGACGCTTCGCTGTTTTTCTTACCTGGCTTCTGGGTCTGCGTAAGCTTCCGTCCGCAGCATCCGAGCTGCGAAGGGGTGGCGTTTGGGAATTTAGAGGGAGAAATTCGGAGTAGAAGGCAAAATGAAACGCACGTGGATTGGAGAGAAGTGGAAACTTTAACAAAAGTTGGCGCCATGACGCTAAACACCGACCGCCACACCGAGTCCTAACTCGCTCCGCCTAATGGCGGGCGGAACCCCGCCTGCGACGCTTTCGTTGGTAGGTCCGCCCTCATGCCGACCTCCTACCCAATCACTGACCTCGGTTTCTCGAGGGTGTTGCTCATTGGCTTTCGCATAAACGCTGCGAGGTTACTGACGTTTCCACCTCTTCCCGGCCTCAGGTAATTGGCATTCGTGGTAACCAATCAGGAAGAGCATCTACAGGAACGCCtgccttttattttgttgaacgGCCAATCCGGTGGTAGGTTCACCTCCCCCTCTCTACCCAGAGTCACTACTGCGGCCGTCGCCATTTTAGCGTTTTGTCAGAAGCGTCCGCGCCGCGAGGAAGAGCATCTGCTGCTTTTCGTGCGGGTGAGAGACTCCGAGccttttcactgtttcttttgCCCTGTTAACTCTCATTCCTTGGGCTTCAAGGGTATCCTTGTTGGGTAGTGGCCTCCACACCCGTCATTAAGAGCCGACCTCTGTGCTCGGCGTTGCGCGGTAATCCTGAAGCAGCCCTTCCCCCACAACCTCCCCTGAGAATATCATACtttctccccaccctgccctctgccctaCTAGGCTCGGCCTACTGCCTCGAGGTTTCCATCGAGTAACCGCGCTTCCGTTAGATTTAGGAATTAACCGCGTTTTAAGGATTTCTCAGGCCCCGAGACTTGGTTGTCAGGCCGATGAGGTTCAACCCCCATTTTCCAACCATGCATTTCTCCAATTCTCCAGGAATTCGTAGGACGGCACCCCGAAAGAGGCGTTCCCAGCTCTAGCACTTACGTACCCTTTGAACGCCTGGCTCTCCGGCCTAAGTCTCCGGTTCACTGCTTCTAAAGGAAACCCTAAAACGTAGTTATAAGGTCCACCTTTCCGGAAATGGTGGCTGATTCTTCGGTTACGAGAGAAAGAGACAGTGCATAGTTTCAGACGGTCAATCCAgttagacttttattttctttatacaatttttttttgcgACTCTGCCGCACGTCTTaacggatcttagttcccgaccagggattgaatctgagctCTCTGCAGTTCAAGcgtggggtcctaaccactggacagtcaaGGAAGTCCCCCTGATTGTCTTTATAGTAGTTAAAAAGTCCGCTATCCTCAGGGCTACATTTATGCCCTCGCTTTCATTTTCCTTACCGATTAAAACTATTCAAGTCTTACCAAACCGTTTGTTTCTACCAAGGATTTTTATTACAGATGCTTTCTTGTATCTGTTGGTTCTGTAGCGGGCCTTCTTATTCCCGATTCCCTTTGATTATTGTGTGGAAGTGTGAGTGTGGGACGTgagagaaaattggaaatatttgcCAGACAGAAAGGAGGTGGcggtgttgattttttttttttaatctgatgtGGGCTTGAGATCTTTTGttagaaattttgtttcttttcgcCCAGGCTGTGTCCGAGATGGTGAAGCTATTCATCGGAAATCTGCCCCGGGAGGCCACAGAGCAGGAGATCCGCTCACTCTTCGAGCAGTATGGGAAGGTGCTGGAATGTGACATCATTAAGAACTACGGCTTTGTGCACATAGAGGACAAGACGGCGGCCGAGGATGCCATTCGCAACCTGCACCACTACAAGCTGCACGGGGTGAACATCAACGTGGAAGCCAgcaagaataaaagcaaaacctCTACAAAGTTGCATGTAGGCAACATCAGTCCTACTTGTACCAACAAAGAGCTCCGGGCCAAGTTTGAGGAGTACGGTCCCGTCATCGAATGTGACATCGTGAAAGATTATGCCTTTGTACACATGGAGCGGGCTGAGGATGCAGTGGAGGCCATCAGGGGCCTTGACAACACAGAGTTTCAAGGTGAACCATCCTCTTTGGGAAAGAGGGCTGAACACAAGGCTTTGTGTAGAGAATAGATTGGATAAGTAGAAGGGAGGGGTCATGGGTAGAGACAGCTGTTGGTTGGCTGATGGATGGTGAGGATTAAGAGTGGATGATGAATTTAAATGGAGACTGCATGGGATTTAGAGGCTTTACCTCAGGCAAATCAAGTGTGGGAGAAGAATCACTTGGCTTTAGTTTGGAACCCATAGACATTTTTATCTATTAGTGCAGAAATCTTTCCACTGCAGATTTCTTTatttcgtcttttttttttttttgtagtagtagtaatagtagTAGTAAAGCACAGAATGGTATTTCACTCTGAAGTTTATTGCCTCAGCACACCATGTTGCACACTACTTTGCATATGAAGGACCTggcaaaagctggcttaagccACCCTTTCAGGAGCAAAATACCAGTTAAGCTTCCCAACCTCATCCCAACTCACAGCTTCTTAGTAAATGTAATTCATTGTTAAACAAGCCTTTAGAGAGCTAGTGTGTTTAAAGGGCTTTAGCTCTTACTGCTCTTTTATTGTGCATGCACCAGAGGTTCTGTTTGGAGGATGAGGGCATTGTAGGATTAAAGGATAGTTTGAGGAGTGTCTGAGGAGAAGCTATGGGGATTTGCGGGGGAAGGGGGGTCGTCAGGGAGGGGGGCGATAAAGTTGATGCATTTTGCTGGTTTGAGGAGTGGGCTCTAACATCTTTGTTGAAAAGACCACTTAGATGGGTGTTATCTTGGAGCCTTGATTAGAGTAATAGTGTGCCTGGAAGGCAGCATGCTGTGGATGACAGtttatttggaatatattttgtTGGTTTATGGTCTGAGCCCCTGTGGCAAGAGTAGCAGTCATGAAGGGGATGGTAACCATGGTGAGTTGCTAACCTTAGTCTTCTCCCATCTGCTTTGGGTTCCCAGTATGGAAGTCAGTAATgagcctttcccctttggtgtaGCTACTTCTAAATTATAGGTTATTCCCATAACTCCTTGCTACATTGTTAACCTATGTTC comes from the Odocoileus virginianus isolate 20LAN1187 ecotype Illinois chromosome 28, Ovbor_1.2, whole genome shotgun sequence genome and includes:
- the LOC110145984 gene encoding RNA-binding protein 4 isoform X9 produces the protein MVKLFIGNLPREATEQEIRSLFEQYGKVLECDIIKNYGFVHIEDKTAAEDAIRNLHHYKLHGVNINVEASKNKSKTSTKLHVGNISPTCTNKELRAKFEEYGPVIECDIVKDYAFVHMERAEDAVEAIRGLDNTEFQGGMCVG
- the LOC110145984 gene encoding RNA-binding protein 4 isoform X4, yielding MVKLFIGNLPREATEQEIRSLFEQYGKVLECDIIKNYGFVHIEDKTAAEDAIRNLHHYKLHGVNINVEASKNKSKTSTKLHVGNISPTCTNKELRAKFEEYGPVIECDIVKDYAFVHMERAEDAVEAIRGLDNTEFQVFRIQKAFYTHSTPRSGSPEFTRSVAARDSWLPHWSAQISSSPLTVGLGLPPRSASTQTP